The segment CTTTTCTGAATCGTGGCAGTTACCCAGCTGaaaataatgaaacaaaatgcTTTGACTACAGTGATGAGATTAACAGTAAAATATTTGCCATGAATGTTATTGCTCTAATCGTGGGTTGCATTATTCCCTTCTTTATTGTCACTTTCTGTTACACACTTGTTGTTAAGACCTTGCTAACCTCTAAGGTAAAGCATCACAGGAAAGGGAACGTCCTTAGAAAAGTGATTGCCATAATTATTATTGTAATGGTTATATTTCTAACCAGTTTTCTACCCTATCACATTCTACGAACCCTCTACCTTGCTGAAGAATCTAACACTGGAGATATATCCCAAGCCATCTGTCCTATTCAGAAATCCGTGGTGGTTACCCAGTGTGGTCTAGCAATCAATTCCTGTTTGAACCCCCTTTTATATTACTTTGCAGCAGAGACTTTCAGGAGCAAGTTAGGAACGATAGTCAAGAGCACGTTTAAAAGCTCTCCTTCTGTAATGCATCAAAGCTGAACCCATACTACAGTACATTTGCACAACTAATTATGTTTTATGACTGATGGGAGTACAGGATTTCTCTTGTTCAGAATGCAAAAGGTCAGGATCAAGTGAGACACTGCAGTTATTTTCCAACATTAAAGAATTTGACATACAGACATGGCAGGTTTCACTTCAAAGAAAGCAGTAGCTTCTCATACAACCTTGTTTCTGTTGAGTACAACTCCAGATGGAAGGATTGATCAAGACCTTGTTCTAACATTGTATGTGGTTTTCTTGAAAACCCTTTATATGTTTTCCTTCATACCTGCTGTTTgaatcctccagccccacaactctgcaagatatctggcctcttgcacatccccaattttaatcactccactgttgccagccatgtcttcagttgctTACGTCCTAAGCCctccaattccctccctaactttGCTGCCTTGCTTACTTctgtttccttctttaagacactccttaaaatctacctctttaaccaaacttttgatcatctgccctaacttcacctcatgtggcttggtgtcaaatttcatTTGATATCATTTCTGTAAGGCCCCTTGGAAcgattttctatgttaaaggtgtcATTTAATGTCAGTTGTTGTTGACCATTATACTGTATGTTATCTTATTTGAGTTATTTTCAATTCTAACACCCAAGAATTTCAGTTCTTCATACCTTTATTGCTATCTATTTCTACAACTATGTTTCTCATCAGTTCCTAAGGCCTTGTGTTTTACCAAGGCCCATTTTGCTGACATAATTTATTTAATGTCTCAGCAAGACTATATCCTGTCTGTAAGTACTAAACAAGATCAATGATCCTTTTTAAAACATGTCAATGGCCTAATTTCCTAGGTCTTATCTTGATCAttcaaaggcagctcaccaccgccttctcaagagcaTTTTACTCTCATGGAAAAATCGGTTGCCACCAGTTGGAAAATCGAACCTGGCACAACTGGCTTCTACAGGAATAACTGGTTACAACTGGTTCTAACTGAAATAACAGGAGATTACAAGTGGGAACCAGGTGATATCCCTAATTGTCCAGTTGGATTTAATAGGGCAATTGGAATCTTATTGGAGCCAGTTGACTTGTCTGCTGGTGTAACTGTATACTATTGGAATAACTGGCATGTACAATGGAAAACCTGTTGTGATTCCACTTGTCCAGTTGACTTGGAATGTAACCATTTCAAACGTACTGAGACCAGTTGGCTTCTGCTGGAACAAGTTGACAGGCAAACTGCACCCAGTTGGAATTAAGTGGAGTCAGCTGCCATGTGGCTGCTTCAATGATTCTTTGAACTGGAAACTGTACTAGTTGAAGCCAACTGGATTGACTTACACTAATGTCTTCAGGCAATCTTTCTTCAGTACACATTTTCACATCAAGTTTGCAATGTGTTACAAAGAGCATAATGATatttctcacctcacctcacatatatgaatgtgttacacagatgcaagtttattaatgttatACATTTAACCATTTCAagatttctgatttttttttgagtGCAGTCACACAAAAAGGATCACATAATGGCAAAACGTAAGCTGTTTTATATTGAAAACTTCTCAGGATAGGAAAAAAATTCAAAAGAATTTTCCTCAATGAGAAAAACCATTTCGGGAGTAACCATTGGCATAAATACCATAGTTGCCATGGCATAGTGTCAATTAGAACTCAGTGGTAGCATCCCTTACACCCAAAGGGATTAGGAAATAACATCACATTCTTTGATAACCCCTGTTATGAATGGATAATGGTAAAACCTACATTGGCATCAATTAAGATGAGTTGaaaaagtggcagatgtagcAAAACTCAAGAAAAACAATTAcaaatgaacataagaaataaacaAATACAAGTTATGAAGATAAACGATGAACATTACAAATAAACATGCAAATACAATGGCGGAAGATAACCCCTTGCTGCACTTtctctctgtgggccatcagttcCCCCTGACTGGTAATGGCCACCTCCTGCCTGGCCCAGTACTTATgggtgggcaatgaatgctggcctagcccgcaacactcacatcctgtgaaagaagtAACCCAGTGTTCCAAATATTTTTTAGCCTTCTTTAAATATGGGTATTAGAAGTCCATTTAGGAAGGTCCAAAATCCTTCAGTGTGAATATTATAATGCATGAGCATCAGATTTaaaattgtgtgcagttctggtcgcctaactacaagaaggatatcagtaagattgagagagtgcagagaagatttactaggatgttgccgggtcttaaggagttgagttacagagaaagattaaacaggttaggactttattccttggagcgtagaagaatgaggggagatatgatagaagtttacaaaatgatgaagggtatagacagagtaaattcgagtaggctctttccacttagattaggagaaataaacacgagaggacatggctttagggtgaaaggagaaaggtttagggggaacattaaggGGAACTTCTtaactcagagagtggtgagagtgtggaacgagctaccatctgacgtggtaaatgcgggttcactcttaagttttaagaataaattagatagatacatggatgggagagatctggagggttatggactaggtgcaggtcaatgggactagcggaataatattttggcacagactaaaagggccgaatggcctgttttctgtgctgtagtgttctgtggttctatgaactgtgctgcactattgggctGTAAACATCAGGGAAATCCCAGTTGAATCCCTGCCTTGTAAGTTAGCCAAACTCAATCATCATATTGGTGGTTGTACTAAATTCTCTCTAGGCAGTGGAGGGAGAAAATATTGTAAAGGTACCCATAGAGTCAATATAGCATAGAACGAAGCCAGTGTGGCGCAATCCAATCCACCCAATCCCCCTATTTTTTCTTAGTAGCCCTGCAAGCTTATTTTCCCTCAAGTCCCTATCCAGTTttgttttgaaatcattgattgggtggaatcatctcagATCCGCACAAAATGTGGTAGCGGGTGAAAATGaagtagcctcttcccttgcctgagaccacttctccttccccaagcaagccctaaccctgcagccattgaaaagccacccccgcctaacagcaggtctggtaggtagagacctgcccgtgagcccccctaaaagtgatgtggtgctgcctgcgaagcctggcgctgatgaccatgagtgctgcccgaagtaaggtaggcaaacaaacctcaaagtcccgagtgaagtgcagctcgccaggtgcacgccgcttatgtacagttgtgaaacacagcgtgcaatcacaccaacgtgcccgatgatccagtgtggggggatgattcatGCGAGCAggccttataatgagatgctaaagtattgaagtaAGGTTCCTGATGTGTGGTGGCAGGAAATGTGTGGAGCATtcaatcgcaaactgatttcataaTGGTGTGAAACCGTTATTTGGCTGTTTTGCCACATTGtacacccaccccctgcccctcgTCTgtcatgatgcccgatgccagtgggaCTGGAAATTCCAGTCATTGTCTCTGTTCCTTCCATCCTCATAACTAGTGAGTCCCAGGTTATTACCATTTGCTACATTACAAAGTTCTTCCACACCTCTCTCTTACATCTCTTGTTCAAAATCTTCAATCTGTATCCTCTAGTCCTTGCACCATCAActaatggaaacagcttttctACATCTAGTTTATCTAATCCTGTCATAATcctgtatacctctatcagataTCCCCTCAAATTCCTGTTCTGCAAGGGGAACTACTTCTAACCTTGCAGCTAAAttctctcattcctggaaccattctagtaaatctcttctgcaccctctcaaggaccttctCATCCTACTGAAAGTGTAGTGACCAGCACTGGATGCAATACTTTAATTGTgacctaaccagagttttataaaccCCGTGACTTCAGCTGTAAATGTGTCTTAGTAGATGTATGAAATGCTACCCATATGGTTAAATAATCTGCCAGTTATCAGCccccatattcacacacacaccagaatttTCCAAGCTCTTTCGAGACAGGCTAGGAGGAAGGAAGGCTGGCAAATAGTgcaggaagatgtcagggattaaGAGTGCCTGACCTCTACCCACTAACAGCGGCTATTGCTGAGGCTGGTTGTAGTTCTATTTTGCCAGCAGCGGGAAATCTGGTGGCTCAGGCACCTGCTGGGACGCTAACTGAGCCACttaaagtggccaattaaggaccacttCCTGGCGTTGTGAGGGCGTGTCACTGCATGGACA is part of the Carcharodon carcharias isolate sCarCar2 chromosome 18, sCarCar2.pri, whole genome shotgun sequence genome and harbors:
- the LOC121290862 gene encoding cysteinyl leukotriene receptor 1-like isoform X2; amino-acid sequence: MAHRKTATSIVMVNLAISDLLFVCTLPWRVHYYLEDSTWNLSDFWCAFMSYALYLNMYCSIYFLTLMSILRYFAIVHPIEGLKYRSVKYVQIICVSIWVFVAVAASPFLNRGSYPAENNETKCFDYSDEINSKIFAMNVIALIVGCIIPFFIVTFCYTLVVKTLLTSKVKHHRKGNVLRKVIAIIIIVMVIFLTSFLPYHILRTLYLAEESNTGDISQAICPIQKSVVVTQCGLAINSCLNPLLYYFAAETFRSKLGTIVKSTFKSSPSVMHQS
- the LOC121290862 gene encoding cysteinyl leukotriene receptor 2-like isoform X1; the encoded protein is MKNTSILGNGSCENIDNFKTYIYVPTYIIVFIFGFIENLFCLYVFLNLYKRKTATSIVMVNLAISDLLFVCTLPWRVHYYLEDSTWNLSDFWCAFMSYALYLNMYCSIYFLTLMSILRYFAIVHPIEGLKYRSVKYVQIICVSIWVFVAVAASPFLNRGSYPAENNETKCFDYSDEINSKIFAMNVIALIVGCIIPFFIVTFCYTLVVKTLLTSKVKHHRKGNVLRKVIAIIIIVMVIFLTSFLPYHILRTLYLAEESNTGDISQAICPIQKSVVVTQCGLAINSCLNPLLYYFAAETFRSKLGTIVKSTFKSSPSVMHQS